The Fusarium falciforme chromosome 12, complete sequence DNA window GCGCCCGTAGAGATAGACGAGATCTCACAGAACGGGATCTCGAACATCTCAGCGCCAGGAACCGTTCCCCCCGGGGGCCCTGAAAAGAGCCCCTTGAATCGAACGATTGTGGCTTGCACCAAGACGTCTCCCCCTCCTGAATGGTACAGTTACACTGCGCAAGTGGCGTTTCTAGCTGCTTTACCTTGTCGAACTTCCGCTGCACCTTGGCGCGCCATTTTCAGCGACCAGCCATTGCTGATTCGGTGCCCTCTCAGCCCGAGCAAGTTCTCCTTCGGGAAGCTGCTGAACTCTCTAGCCTTGGtttacttagtttatttattattattattattattattattatttttttttttttacaaTTCATTCTTCCCTTGTTCCGTTAGGGCCAGAGGCGCAGCAGGCTGGACGTTAGAGACTTATCGCGTCAACGAGTCCGTTTCCTTGGTTTCGAGTCGTGGAGGTTCGAGAGCCTTGGAAGACTCTTCAGACTGGCCAAGCAAATACATATGGGGGCCCCATTCCGGAGCCAAGGCGCCGGGCCGCTCCTCTTTAACTTCTCTCGTTTCTTGGAGACGCTCGTGATTTGTTGTTTTATTCGTTCTTTGCCTTTCCCTTGTTGTCATGTCTAACGCCGCCGAGGCGGCTCAAGCTGCAGCTGCGGCTGCAGCAGCCTTTCGAGCTTCGGCCATTGAGTCTTGGACTCTTTACGCCATTGGTGTTCTGTCGACGTTTCTCCGATTTTATGCTCGTATGAGGGTTGCTGGCTTTAGAGGTCTCCAGACTGAGGATTACCTCATGGTCCTTGCTATTGTTTGCCTCCCTATGCTCAACTCCCGCCCACAGCTTCTGACTTTTGTTAGTGCTTCTACACTGTCCAAACGAGTCTGGCCTACAGCATCGGAAGCCTTGCACATGGCTTGGCCAACAATGGCATGACCGACGCAGAGCGTGCGGCCCTGTCACCAAACGACCCCGAATACCGATTCAGGTATGTTTTCTACCGACGAAGAGTAGAGACACAGCAACTAATCGTCTTTTTAGAATAATCGGCTCCAAGATCCAAGTCGCTGGCTGGACCATCTACTCGGCTTTGATCTGGTGCTTGAAGCTATCGATGCTGTTCTTCTACACTCGACTTACCGTACGACCTCGCGATTATCCCACTCGAACTCGACGACTAACATGCTCCAGGATGGACTTGGTCGGCGATACGTCATTCGGATTTATATTGGATTTGCCCTCGTCATCGGCACTTTTATCGCAACAATGATCGCCGTCTTTGCAGGATGCCAGCCTTTCGACAAGTACTGGCAGATCAACCCCAATCCTGGCAGTACGTCTTTTCCTTCCATCATCAATCCACCTGAGCTAACCAAAGACTTCAGCTTCCTGTCAAGCCGCCATCTCCAGGCCCATCGTGTGGGTATCGTTCGCCGCAAACGTCTCGACCGATATATatctcatcgccatccctCTTCCCATGCTGTGGGGATCCAGCTTGAAGATGATCAAGAAGATCGCTTCCACTTTCATCCTTGGTGCAGGTATCTTTGTCCTTGTTTGCGCCATTCTGAAGAGTGTCTTCGTCCTGGTGGTAAGTCTACGTGCTGGCCCTCTAATTTAACCTCACTGACCCTTGAAACAAGGACCCCGTTCATGGAGCACAGCTTGCCGGAGCATGGGGCACACGAGAAACTTTTGTCGCCGTCATCACGACCAACCTTCCTGTTCTCTTCCCTCTTTTTAGGATATGGCTCACTCCGTTTTTCGGAAGTGTACTACGGTCGTCCCAGAAGACGTACCAAACACCATCAGGCTTCCGTACCAtcggtggcggcggcggtcgAAGCCGAAGCCAAAGCCGTCGTGGCCCTCCGACCGCCAATCCCATCTCCGCCAACCTTTCTTTCAACGACAGCGAGGAGCGCATCGTGAAGGGAGAGGCACATACTTTGAGGGAGTTCCCATCACCGGattccagcagcaacaacaataaTCCCTTCAATGGCATTGTAGTGTCGAATATTGTCGAAATAAAACACGAAAACAAGGCGGGTCGGACAAGCAAGTATGGTGTAGACCCACCAGGTGGATGGTAATTCAGAAGGATATAGAGGATTTGGGACGGTTATGGAAAAATAGATGGTATCATAATAGATCAATCCAAGTTACGACCTTTCTTATGTCATGTTCTGCTGTCTCCATACGATAATACTGAGCAATGTTCACTGGAgttgttgttcttgatgACAGAAAACGCTTCGAGGCCAGGGTTTGTCGCACTACTCATCACCATTGCCCACCAAAACCAGGGGTCAAAACTGGCATCTTGTCACCATGATCGGCTTAGTGTCTCGTAATGCTTTGTTTTGTCATCACGACATTATACAATTCAATCCAAACGCCAACCAGAACCAGCCACCAATGCCCACCATCACAGTCAGCTTACCTGTCTGGCAACAAGCTATTGAGACTAAATATGCACACTTGAAAATGGCAACTTTCTCACCTGAGCTACTTGTCTTTTGCATTCTCTCGGGAGTACGGACCGAGATGGTGCATGACAGGCCCCCACGATGAAAAAGCAAATCATCCCTGGCTCTGGGTTGTGGACTGTGCTGGGGTAAATCAAGTAGCTCACATGTCACCTCGGTCTCTTTTTTTGCTTTGAACAAGGGCTTGCATTACGAAAGCAGACTGGAGTCTCCTCTTCCCTCAGGCACCCCTGCATTTCAACTGACAGGCATCAACCAACACTCGAGCACACACCATAATCTCGCATAAGTCCAAGCTCTCACAGAAATGGAAGGAGGATTCTCACAATGCACAGCTGGAGCTGATCCTGTAATTAACTGGGTATGGACATCGGAAAGGTCGGCCATATGATGGTGTGAATCATGGTCTTTCGCGGACTTGTTGTTGCAGATAATAATGGTGCGGGCTACTAACGTTCATTACCTTTCAACCAGGTGCATATCTTGGCTCTTCATCTACTCGACTGACGTCCTGGTCAGCTCCAGACAAATGCGACGACGTCAAACCTACTCGCTGGGACTTGGGTCGAGGCGTGGGCTTGTAGCAGCCAACTAACCGCCAAAGCCCTTTATGAGGAGACAGGCCCTTGATTGTGATATCCATCACTATAGCacaaaagaaggagaagttTAGGGTCAATGTCCTAACGGCAGCAAACTGAGAAAGAGGGGGACTCGCTTTGCCTTGGCTACGTAGCAGGAAGGGAGACAGTGTCCCTGAAACTAGCAAACTCAAGATTTGTTGCCTTCTACGACCAAAGACAGCTTTATGAAACTAGATATGATGTTCTAAGCGTTCTGTTTGGATGTTATGACTATGTTGAAAACCTTGCTCCTTGCTAGTATGTATGCCTAATACCCTCAGCGTCTTTATGCGCCGAGGAGTGCAAGCACAGTGATCAACAACCAGGCGTCTACCAGCACGTCAGAATTGTCACTTATTCAGTCTGTAATATGATACGATCCTGCCTTGCAAAACTCATCCTATGTTTTATAGCATTAGGTTTTGATGCTGTCATGTGTTTATTAGTGTGTTCTTTGATTTTGCGTCCGGCCAAGACGTCATTGAAAACGAAGAAAGCTCATCCACCCCTTGAAGTTCATGCCAGCTTCAGTGTTTCCGATTCCGGGAGCACTGAAGCCACGCCGGACTCTCCTTGGATAGAAAGATCAGTGCACCGCGGCCATCGTGGTTCTCTTGGAGTGTTAGTAAAAAGCTTATCTTGCTCCTTGCTGTGGGAAGTACTCACATTCTGGCCTCACAGGTGGTTCAGTGGCTCTCAGGATCCTACAAAAGCATCACTCAGTGGCAACTTCCAAATATCCTTGTCAGCTTGAACTGAGAAAATAAGATCTGGGTAATAGTTTGAATGTTTCTGTTCAGAGCAGTGAATACGATACTCTTCTGATATGAACTCGAGCCTTGTTCCTGTTCATCCATCACAGTCCCCTGCGTTCGGATTCATTGTGAACCATAATGCGCCTTTTCTGCAAGCGATTAACTTTTCCCACCCAGCTTGACTTCGTCAACGTAGATCTCCGTCACCGACACCGGTccgagatgaggatgaggatgaaggtgTCGATGGCCAGCCAGAGGAGCAACGCAGGGTATTCATCCCTTCTGAGGATAAGGAAAGGCAccatcttatatataaaacgtACCTTTCTATCTGATTCTTCATGGCTATTGCCATAGAAGTCAAAATAATTAGGCTATGGTGTTACATAGTATTGGGTTTTAATCTCGTTCTGTATTAATGACTGTGTttttttggtgttgtggcTAATggcttctcatcatcattgcGGACAATAATAATGATCCATCACAGTCGCTAATGACTTTTCATCGCATCACAAGTCGGCACGTCGGCGGCATAGAGACCATTCAGCTGTTTTGAACACTACATCCCTTACTACAGATATCAAGATCCCCTCGTTCCTCTAACTGGACTCCTTCACCTCCTAATAAACTCGGAGCATGCCTCGGCTCCCGATCGCGACACTTGTCAGTCTCATCCATTACAATGAGATAGTAAGTAAAGATCAACCAATTTTCTCAAGATACTACAATAAAGGTCTCACAATTAAGGCTTCTCTAACCTTCTGGTATGTTTATGGTGTCTTAGACTCACGTGGGAACGTGGCAACTCCCTAGCCATGACTCTGATACAAGAGACATGGAACGCACAAGACACCTTGCGATTAACAACTGAATTAGAAATCTTAGGGCTTATAGTCATAATGCCTCTTCAATTACAGTTTGTCTGGCATCACTGTCACTGTGGTTGTTGTGTACGTCAAACATCTCTCTTCTCGCAGATACACCCTAAACAGTTACCACTCAATATAGAAAGGGAATTTGAATGCTTAGGTCTGAGACATATCAGTATCATTGAGGCATGAATGAATGCAGAGCTCTGATAAGTGACTACTGCGATATATTCAATCCACAGATAGCATCCACCTCGAACTGACATCGCGTGAAGAGACCTTAACCGAGCGGTTACATCGTGGGAAAACTTCCGATGGATATTGACCTACTGGCATTATTTAATCTTCTCTTTGAAGTATCAGGCATAGTTGCTAGCAGCATACTTCATAGTACAACATTTGCATAGCATCAAACCGAATATTGCAGAAGACCGAAACCGGTGGTCGTCCAACGTTTCCCAACGCAACTTGGCTCCCCTGCATAGTAACATCACCTTATTAGAGCGAGGCCGTAGTGAAAGTAACGAAAGTAATATCTGCAGTCAAAGGTTACACTTCGTATAGTAGATGTTGGTGCGCTGGTATCGGAGGCAAGAATTACTTGTCGCCCTGAACTATGACCCGTCAACGGAAAGCCTTAACTTTAAAGCAATGACTACTCTCCGGTCAAGTGGACTTCTACGAGAAGCTAGTAAGGAGCGACTGTTGGCATTGACCAGGTAGCATTCCAGAATGGTCGGCCACTTGGTTCGTATTCGAGAAGTGGCAGTTCAGAGTTTGTGGGCTAGCATGCAGGAACAGTTACATCGCCAGGAACAGGACCTGAACTAACGCAGACTCTAACGTTGAAATGGGAAAATGGAGCACTCCACCAAATCCCAATCGAAGTACATGGTTGTTGAGTCTTCAGAGCGTTGATGCGGGAAGGATGCAGAATTCCTAAACCCTGCGTTCAGCATGGAACCAACTGCTCGAGAAAGCCAACGCAAAAAATGACGAACCAACTGTCAATTGACCTTGCCAAGGATTACTTCCAACTCAAAAGCAACGACAGAGGGTTCAGATAGTGGCTTAAGATGGGATagtaataagcttaatacgAGATCCAATATTGACGCAATACCCTAGACGAGCGAGCACGCTGTTGAGACGTGAAATGTCTGGCATAGACATGCGAGGATCGACGCCCACATTAAGCATTAATACATACATTAAGGGACACATCATATACCGTTTACTATGAAACAGCCGAGGCGGATCTCTTACCACAGCATCGGTCATCGGAGCGTCAAGGGTAACATGCACAGGTACGTGGCGCAAACCAAGGTAACGTCAATCATCACACGTTGTTCAGTATGTGCGGCTCAAAACTAAAGTGTTATTCACAATGAATAAGAACAATGCTTTTACAGTTTGCAAGCCCTGGTGAGAATCGCCCTCAAAAGCGTTGCAGGGCGAAAGTCAAAAGATGCAGATCAGAAGCCATGTCCGGTTAAACCAGCTACCCAGAGATACCCCCAACCATGTCGCGCGAGTTGACGATTTAGTAGGCAGTCTCGCCGATCCTGAGTTCAGAGGTTAGCAGGCGAGATGTTTCAAGGGAGTGTGGGTTGTCTTACATGTTGCCGGGCTCCTGGTAGCGGGCGACGACGAAGCACTTGCCGTtgccctcggccttggccataCCGACCTTGGTGGTGGACTTCCAGACAACCTGGGCTGGGAGGGAGTTAGCGACAATGATATTTGATGAATGTAAGGTAGGTACTCACTGTAGTGGCCGAAGGTCATGTAGTTGGTGCTGTCGATGGCCTGGCCGCTGtagtccttcttctcatcgttGAACATGTTGACAGCGTTGGTGAGAGGggtctcctcgccctcaccACCCTGGTAGAGGTTCTCGCCGAAGCCGTCGGCACCAGAGTGGACGAGGCTGCCGATGCCAACAAGCTGCTTGGCGTACTCGAGAGCGCCGGCGGCAAGCTCGTCGTCCCAGACAAGGTCGGCGGTGCCAACGGCGGCACGGGCAGCGTTGTGGGCGTCGAGGGCACCCTTCTCGTCGGCGTTCAGGCTGCCGGAGGAAGAACCGGAGGAGCCGGAGCTGGCGGCAGGGGCGGAGGCGGCAGGGGCGGAGGTGGCCTTGGgggcctcgacgacgacagtGGTCTGGGCGGGCTGCTCAGCCTGCTCGGGCTGAGAAGGCTTCCACTGCCACCAGCTGTGCTGCTTGCCCTGGCGCTGAGGAACGTAGGTGGGCTGGCTGCTGCCGTACTCGGTGACGACCTTGGTAACGtactcgacgacgacgacgtcgTTCTGGGCGGCACGGCGGGCGTGGGGGTGGGCGACGGCGCCAGTGGCAGCCAGCATGGAAATGGCGAGCTTGGAGAAGTACATCTTGAAGATTTGGGATTGTTGTTTTTGGTCACCGGGACTGTAAAATCGtgaaaaaaaagaatgaatgaatgaatgaatagATCCTGCCGGGGACGAGTGAGCGAAGTCGAACGGGCTTGTAAAGGAGTGACAAGACTGGATGAGTCTGGAGAGGAAAGATCCAAAGGAAGGGATTGACGGGATCGATCGACTATATTATACTTGGCTCGCCATGGGTGAGAAGAGCTCTAAAGTCACCGCCTCAACTGTCCCTTGCCGCCCAGGTTGACGCCACTCGGCAAGTGGTAGGTAGGGCAATTCCCCTGGGGCACTTGGACCCGTGGTgccatggtcatggccaGTCCCTGGCTACGTAAGCCACGTCCTTCAAGTTTATTGACACAGCGGAGTCTGCACGTTTCAAGCCGTTGAAGCCCCGATGCACACTCGTGGATAATCGAGAGGTTGCGGGGATGAAAGAGACAGgggctgctggtgctgcaTGTGGGTCAACAACAAAGAGACTGTTCTGTTGTCTGCGATGGCCTCAAACCAAGTGCATGGTAAGGTAGAATGTTGGCGTGAGAATGCAAGAACCCCTGAAAGCCAAAGCTTTTCGTCTGGAGTTGTGTCCCTGGATAACTGGGTCCTTCATGATCAACCCGAGACTCCGGAACTCCCCTTTACGAGTTGGCGTGTGGGGACTGCCACACTGAAACTCGGCATACCAGTCCTTTAATATTGGTCGGGGACCAGATCTGGCCAGTGGTTTCATCTCTCGCACCTCGCCAAAGCAGACTAGAGACGAGATGACATGCCGGGGGGAGACATTTCCACTCGGAGCGCGGCATTTAACGCCACCATGCGAGGGTTCGGACTGGTGATGTGTTCGGGACGAAGAGGCCCCATCATCTCTCACAGACGATAGAGCGTAGCTTATTTGTGTCGATCCCGGTCTAGTAGGCGTTGAGGCGCTTCCAATATCGCTTGCTGTTCGTATTATTACCCAAGACATGGGGGAAGAGGCGCaaagccttgaccttgttaAATTGCCCTCGTTCCCCCCTCATCTGACCCTGGCAGCTGGCGCCTGTGCCTGTGGTCTTTTTGCTTCTCGatgcactgcactgcactgctTCGCTGTCTCTGTTGATCTCCCTGCAAAGGGGCCCTCCGATCGGATCGGCCGCTCTCAGccttgaaaaaaaaaagtctgcCGGCTTCTTGACTCGGGCTTGTTACAGACTACTGCAAGGGATCCGAGGCGACACAACGATTGGCTGACAAAGGGTCAGTCGTCTGGTTTCTGGGCTCGGCGgcgctggagatggaggccTAACAGACCATCCACATGCATCCAGAATGCTGTGGAAACAACATCGTGCACAATGAAATAAGGGGAAACGAGACCAActcaaagaaaaagaagaaccGCCGAACGGGTAGCGTTTGATTGAAACAAGCCACTGGTTTCGCAGGTCGCCAAACACGCGGCCCCTTTTCTGTCTTGTGCGTTTTGTAAACAAAGGTGCGCGAGCTAGACGCCACAGCGCTTGTTTTTTCCTTTTGTTTTGTTCCAAAACCTGCTGTAGCTTACGGGACCTGCAGCGCCTCTGTAAAACGCAGGCAGGCTGAGCTGAACCGCCGATCCCGTCTCCAGTGCCGAGGTGGGCTAGTGGCGATCAAAGTGAGGTCTCAGGATCGGCATACTGAATCTTTCTTTGATGCCCACACTGATCGATTCTGCCACCTTTCCAACGGTCTCCATTGGCACATCAGGCCCTGGTTTCGTTGAATTCCACTGTCCGGGGCCCTTGCTGCCTCACGTGTTGGCGCCAGGTTCCTTGCTTACTCCTGACGTGGAGCAACCTTGTTATACCCAACACCGCCTTGCGCTTCCCCATTCTGGCTGGCTGAAGGATGGTTTCCATGTTCTGCCTCAGCTGCCGTGATTACCTATGCCTAGCAATCTCCGAAGCCTTTCAAACTGTAACACAGCAGTAAGCCTCTTGCGTACAAGGCACTTCGGAAGCCGTAGCCTAATATTCGTATGACAATACGACAAGTTCTCTCCGCGGAAGCGTCGGACATTATCCACGCGTGCGTTACTTGATACAACCCGGAGCGGAAACGTGCAACGGGTCAGACTGCATGAACGCCCTACTTGTCATGATGGGTCTGCCTCGTAATGCCAGAACCCTACCTGCCTACttgggatgagatggattCATTAATGACAAAGCCGGGACTATGAAGGATTGTATTACATGTCAGAACCTGCTGCGCAATTTCAGGGAAACGCCAAGCATGCCAAACATAGCCACCAGAAGGCCGCGCAACACTCAAcattgccaagaaggcgTTTCTCTCCAGCAATTTGCTCGTCCGTAAGGGCCCTTGGCAAATACGGTGAAACAATTACGACCTTCATCAATTGCCGACACTATCGTGGTCCAGACTACGATGATGCTGACAGGTGACCCCTACAGCTCACACTAGGCGGCTAGCTCAGGCTTGAATTCAATATTCATTTCAATCGCAAGCCCCCTTTCTTCACATGATTGGCACTAGCCGCCAATACGAGTCTTTGTCTGTCTGGGTTAAATCAGATGGGCtccctcctcttcagtcATGTTACCAATTCTGAAGACGACAATCTGGGAGGAGGGGATCACTGACCACTCGATCGCTTGCAGTTTCTTGGCCCCATGAGCCTTAGGGCCACCACGGCTTGCTCATTGTCCTCGAGAATGGGTAGTTCCGAAAGAATAGGGGAGTCTGGTCGCGGTCCAGGACAGAGATTTGATGAGAGCCACCACTCAAGAATGTCCTCACATGGCAAAGC harbors:
- a CDS encoding SCP domain-containing protein, with product MYFSKLAISMLAATGAVAHPHARRAAQNDVVVVEYVTKVVTEYGSSQPTYVPQRQGKQHSWWQWKPSQPEQAEQPAQTTVVVEAPKATSAPAASAPAASSGSSGSSSGSLNADEKGALDAHNAARAAVGTADLVWDDELAAGALEYAKQLVGIGSLVHSGADGFGENLYQGGEGEETPLTNAVNMFNDEKKDYSGQAIDSTNYMTFGHYTQVVWKSTTKVGMAKAEGNGKCFVVARYQEPGNMIGETAY